Proteins from one Corvus cornix cornix isolate S_Up_H32 chromosome 19, ASM73873v5, whole genome shotgun sequence genomic window:
- the MLXIPL gene encoding carbohydrate-responsive element-binding protein isoform X1 yields the protein MAGAQVGLPGPFLEPPVGPCPVSDSDSDSEDAAVGGTGPSAGAQNSSQVIHSGHFMVSSPHSDSLPRRRHHRAEPEPADPRSIDPTLTRLFECMSLEYSGKLVSPKWKNFKGLRLLCWDKIRLNNVIWRAWYIQYVERRKNPVCGFITPLEGMEADEHRKPEAVVLEGNYWKRRIEVVMREYHKWRIYYKKRLRKSTREGEISSPKRDEDVWRPTEKWCNQLFCNVVPMLLGDEEEEERGSRQHFDLDAFLSDISDTLFTMTQMPSTHQALPEDVYVGNADMIQPDLAPLQPSLDDMDISGLLMPVTVSPLGPAEMFTGHRPPPSQTQPGYQDPSCFLPTAEPLFSSGASLMGAQGLPASPEAQLLPGTLLQPSGASQLSLHSAFLGSERPLAPLPPEPPNVAPSSLSPQLRHKPTLQYDLPGKCLSLEPPAPHYVPPIQCPRAPLLSPEPPFSPASAPRSKFPYASSPDPSLVTHPASPLSSPCFTPYIPGLGCATGMGTQGYPSPAASQLLPPALLGNPRFAPHKGLPQGGGGRPKAKPSGTKARRLPGQPLSHLPEPNPCPSQLLTAAKQDLALDTPRPMDAGLMPPAPVSPQQSTVPKVPATFFSRMAQMSPGLAPGSSPSQVVLHTVGTQPGPLQVPKAEQLSPTSACGSDWPKPSQASPGPTARLGTSLSLHHPMSRPGRPESSKLESRRITHISAEQKRRFNIKLGFTMLHSLVSTLSAQPSIKVSKATTLQKTAEYICKLQQERAALQDEAQHLREQIEELNGSINLCQEQLPATGVPITRQRFDHMRRMFDEYVRSSTLQNWKFWIFSIIIRPLFESFNGMVSTASMESLTQTSLAWLDQHCSLPALRPTVLSSLRQLSISTSILSDPARVPEQAARAVAALGRPGASSSSSSSS from the exons ATGGCAGGAGCTCAGGTGGGACTACCAGGACCTTTCCTGGAGCCTCCCGTTGGGCCTTGCCCCGTCTCTGACTCTGACTCTGACTCAGAGGACGCAGCTGTGGGTGGCACAGGACCCAGCGCTGGGGCACAGAACTCCTCCCAGGTCATCCACAGTGGCCACTTCATGGTGTCATCCCCGCACAGCGACTCACTGCCCCGGCGGCGGCACCACCGTGCCGAGCCCGAGCCTGCTGATCCCCGGAGTATCGACCCGACCCTCACCCGGCTCTTTGAGTGCATGAGCCTGGAGTACAG TGGGAAGCTAGTGTCTCCAAAGTGGAAGAATTTCAAGGGGCTGCGGCTGCTTTGCTGGGATAAAATTCGACTCAACAACGTGATATGGAGAGCATGGTACATCCAGT ATGTGGAGCGGAGGAAGAACCCTGTGTGTGGCTTCATCACCCCTCTGGAGGGCATGGAGGCTGATGAGCACCGAAAACCAGAG GCTGTTGTGCTGGAGGGAAACTACTGGAAACGCCGCATCGAGGTGGTGATGAGGGAGTACCACAAGTGGAGGATCTACTATAAGAAGCGG ctccGGAAGTCCACTCGGGAGGGAGAGATCTCCAGTCCAAAGCGG GACGAGGATGTCTGGAGGCCAACGGAGAAATGGTGCAACCAGCTCTTCTGCAATGTAGTGCCCATGCTGCTTGGcgatgaggaggaggaggagcgcGGGAGCAGGCAGCATTTCGATTTGGACGCCTTCCTCTCGGACATATCTGACACCCTCTTCACCATGACACAGATGCCCAGCACTCACCAGGCACTCCCCGAGGACG TGTATGTTGGGAATGCTGACATGATACAGCCGGATTTGgcacccctgcagcccagcctaGACGACATGGACATATCAG GTCTGCTTATGCCGGTCACTGTGTCTCCACTTGGTCCTGCAGAAATGTTCACCGGCCACCGGCCACCCCCATCTCAGACACAACCAGGCTACCAGGATCCATCCTGCTTCTTGCCCACGGCCGAGCCCCTGTTCAGCAGTGGGGCATCCCTGATGGGTGCTCAGGGTCTGCCTGCGAGCCCTGAGGCCCAACTCCTACCTGGCACCCTTCTCCAG CCCAGTGGTgcctcccagctcagcctccacAGCGCCTTCCTGGGCTCTGAGCGGCCCCTGGCCCCCTTGCCCCCCGAACCCCCCAACGTGGCacccagcagcctcagcccccAGCTCCGACACAAGCCCACACTGCAGTACGACCTCCCTGGCAAGTGCCTCAGCCTggagccaccagcaccccaCTATGTCCCCCCCATCCAATGCCCCCGGGCGCCACTGCTGAGCCCGGAACCCCCCTTCTCTCCTGCCTCCGCCCCCCGCTCTAAGTTCCCCTACGCCAGTTCACCTGACCCCTCGCTTGTCACCCACCCTGCCTCCCCTCTCTCAAGCCCTTGCTTCACCCCCTacatcccagggctgggctgtgccacaggCATGGGAACCCAGGGgtaccccagccctgctgcctcccagctcctgccccctgccctgctgggcaACCCCAGGTTTGCCCCCCACAAGGGGCTGCCCCAGGGTGGGGGTGGGCGGCCCAAGGCGAAGCCCAGTGGCACCAAGGCAAGGAGGCTGCCAGGACAACCCCTGTCTCACCTGCCCGAGCCCAACCCCTGCCCGAGCCAGCTCCTGACCGCAG CCAAGCAGGACCTGGCACTGGATACCCCTCGCCCGATGGATGCAGGACTCATGCCTCCGGCCCCTGTCTCCCCG cAGCAAAGCACTGTCCCCAAAGTCCCTGCCACCTTCTTCTCCAGAATGGCCCAGATGAGCCCAGGACTggctcctggctccagcccttcccaagTGGTGCTGCACACAGTGGGCACGCAGCCGGGCCCCCTGCAAGTCCccaaggcagagcagctgtCCCCCACCTCAGCTTGTG GCAGTGACTGGCCCAAGCCCAGCCAGGCTTCCCCGGGACCCACTGCAAGGCTGGGCACTAGCCTCTCCCTGCACCACCCCATGTCCCGTCCAGGGAGGCCCGAGTCCAGCAAG ctggagagccGCCGCATCACACACATCTCTGCTGAGCAGAAGAGACGCTTCAACATCAAGCTGGGCTTCACCATGCTGCACAGCCTGGTGAGCACACTGAGTGCTCAGCCCAGCATCAAG GTCAGCAAGGCCACCACCCTGCAGAAGACAGCCGAGTACATCTgcaagctgcagcaggagcgggcagctctgcaggacgAAGCGCAGCATCTGCGGGAGCAGATCGAGGAGCTCAATGGCTCCATCAA cctgtgccaggagcagctgccgGCCACAGGGGTGCCCATCACGCGCCAGCGCTTTGACCACATGCGCAGAATGTTCGACGAGTACGTTCGCTCGTCCACACTGCAGAACTGGAAGTTCTGGATC TTCAGTATCATCATCCGGCCCCTCTTTGAGTCTTTCAATGGCATGGTGTCCACAGCCAGCATGGAGAGCCTCACCCAAACATCCCTCGCCTGGCTGGAccagcactgctccctcccAGCGCTTCGGCCAA CCGTTCTGAGCTCCCTGCGGCAGCTGAGCATCTCCACCTCCATCCTCAGCGACCCGGCCCGTGTCCCCGAGCAGGCGGCGCGGGCGGTGGCGGCGCTGGGACGCCCCGgcgcctcctcctcctcctcctcctcctcctga
- the MLXIPL gene encoding carbohydrate-responsive element-binding protein isoform X5 encodes MGWILLQTTVSKGNVPSCSDHVQCLSQGTLLELGRVPSPAVAPGLPGWCVLGQSSIPWGAWRPVGVSFVLDGAAPWAMCYIEHCARHVPLGLWGEETGMLGASQPNYVPKSHFCHTQAGQAMAFHGLGARIAQQPRAGLHRAGMRGGHHGVTGLSLCRVVRQSSVPVSQRLQTNPQMRKHLVSVAGTGVWYEADGEVLMAEAREQLDPVPCCHHAPEMFTGHRPPPSQTQPGYQDPSCFLPTAEPLFSSGASLMGAQGLPASPEAQLLPGTLLQPSGASQLSLHSAFLGSERPLAPLPPEPPNVAPSSLSPQLRHKPTLQYDLPGKCLSLEPPAPHYVPPIQCPRAPLLSPEPPFSPASAPRSKFPYASSPDPSLVTHPASPLSSPCFTPYIPGLGCATGMGTQGYPSPAASQLLPPALLGNPRFAPHKGLPQGGGGRPKAKPSGTKARRLPGQPLSHLPEPNPCPSQLLTAAKQDLALDTPRPMDAGLMPPAPVSPQQSTVPKVPATFFSRMAQMSPGLAPGSSPSQVVLHTVGTQPGPLQVPKAEQLSPTSACGSDWPKPSQASPGPTARLGTSLSLHHPMSRPGRPESSKLESRRITHISAEQKRRFNIKLGFTMLHSLVSTLSAQPSIKVSKATTLQKTAEYICKLQQERAALQDEAQHLREQIEELNGSINLCQEQLPATGVPITRQRFDHMRRMFDEYVRSSTLQNWKFWIFSIIIRPLFESFNGMVSTASMESLTQTSLAWLDQHCSLPALRPTVLSSLRQLSISTSILSDPARVPEQAARAVAALGRPGASSSSSSSS; translated from the exons ATGGGATGGATTTTACTGCAGACTACAGTATCAAAAGGAAACGTCCCTTCCTGCTCTGACCATGTCCAGTGCCTCAGCCAGGGGACACtactggagctggggagggtcCCAAGTCCAGCTGTGGCTCCTGGTCTGCCAGGCTGGTGTGtcctgggacagagcagcaTCCCGTGGGGTGCTTGGAGACCTGTCGGTGTGAGTTTTGTCCTGGAcggagcagctccctgggcgATGTGTTACATTGAGCACTGTGCGCGTCATGTacccctggggctgtggggagaggagacTGGAATGCTGGGTGCCAGCCAACCCAATTATGTCCCAAAAAGTCACTTTTGTCACACACAAGCAGGGCAGGCAATGGCTTTTCATGGCTTGGGAGCAAGGATCGCCCAGCAGCCTCGTGCAGGGCTACACAGGGCAGGCATGCGGGGTGGGCACCATGGGGTCACAGGGCTGTCATTGTGTCGGGTGGTGCGGCAGAGCTCGGTGCCTGTCAGTCAGCGCCTGCAAACCAATCCCCAAATGAGGAAGCATCTCGTGTCTGTAGCGGGTACTGGAGTGTGGTATGAGGCAGATGGAGAAGTCCTGATGGCAGAGGCGAGGGAGCAGCTCGaccctgtgccctgctgccaCCATGCTCCAG AAATGTTCACCGGCCACCGGCCACCCCCATCTCAGACACAACCAGGCTACCAGGATCCATCCTGCTTCTTGCCCACGGCCGAGCCCCTGTTCAGCAGTGGGGCATCCCTGATGGGTGCTCAGGGTCTGCCTGCGAGCCCTGAGGCCCAACTCCTACCTGGCACCCTTCTCCAG CCCAGTGGTgcctcccagctcagcctccacAGCGCCTTCCTGGGCTCTGAGCGGCCCCTGGCCCCCTTGCCCCCCGAACCCCCCAACGTGGCacccagcagcctcagcccccAGCTCCGACACAAGCCCACACTGCAGTACGACCTCCCTGGCAAGTGCCTCAGCCTggagccaccagcaccccaCTATGTCCCCCCCATCCAATGCCCCCGGGCGCCACTGCTGAGCCCGGAACCCCCCTTCTCTCCTGCCTCCGCCCCCCGCTCTAAGTTCCCCTACGCCAGTTCACCTGACCCCTCGCTTGTCACCCACCCTGCCTCCCCTCTCTCAAGCCCTTGCTTCACCCCCTacatcccagggctgggctgtgccacaggCATGGGAACCCAGGGgtaccccagccctgctgcctcccagctcctgccccctgccctgctgggcaACCCCAGGTTTGCCCCCCACAAGGGGCTGCCCCAGGGTGGGGGTGGGCGGCCCAAGGCGAAGCCCAGTGGCACCAAGGCAAGGAGGCTGCCAGGACAACCCCTGTCTCACCTGCCCGAGCCCAACCCCTGCCCGAGCCAGCTCCTGACCGCAG CCAAGCAGGACCTGGCACTGGATACCCCTCGCCCGATGGATGCAGGACTCATGCCTCCGGCCCCTGTCTCCCCG cAGCAAAGCACTGTCCCCAAAGTCCCTGCCACCTTCTTCTCCAGAATGGCCCAGATGAGCCCAGGACTggctcctggctccagcccttcccaagTGGTGCTGCACACAGTGGGCACGCAGCCGGGCCCCCTGCAAGTCCccaaggcagagcagctgtCCCCCACCTCAGCTTGTG GCAGTGACTGGCCCAAGCCCAGCCAGGCTTCCCCGGGACCCACTGCAAGGCTGGGCACTAGCCTCTCCCTGCACCACCCCATGTCCCGTCCAGGGAGGCCCGAGTCCAGCAAG ctggagagccGCCGCATCACACACATCTCTGCTGAGCAGAAGAGACGCTTCAACATCAAGCTGGGCTTCACCATGCTGCACAGCCTGGTGAGCACACTGAGTGCTCAGCCCAGCATCAAG GTCAGCAAGGCCACCACCCTGCAGAAGACAGCCGAGTACATCTgcaagctgcagcaggagcgggcagctctgcaggacgAAGCGCAGCATCTGCGGGAGCAGATCGAGGAGCTCAATGGCTCCATCAA cctgtgccaggagcagctgccgGCCACAGGGGTGCCCATCACGCGCCAGCGCTTTGACCACATGCGCAGAATGTTCGACGAGTACGTTCGCTCGTCCACACTGCAGAACTGGAAGTTCTGGATC TTCAGTATCATCATCCGGCCCCTCTTTGAGTCTTTCAATGGCATGGTGTCCACAGCCAGCATGGAGAGCCTCACCCAAACATCCCTCGCCTGGCTGGAccagcactgctccctcccAGCGCTTCGGCCAA CCGTTCTGAGCTCCCTGCGGCAGCTGAGCATCTCCACCTCCATCCTCAGCGACCCGGCCCGTGTCCCCGAGCAGGCGGCGCGGGCGGTGGCGGCGCTGGGACGCCCCGgcgcctcctcctcctcctcctcctcctcctga
- the MLXIPL gene encoding carbohydrate-responsive element-binding protein isoform X3 — MVSSPHSDSLPRRRHHRAEPEPADPRSIDPTLTRLFECMSLEYSGKLVSPKWKNFKGLRLLCWDKIRLNNVIWRAWYIQYVERRKNPVCGFITPLEGMEADEHRKPEAVVLEGNYWKRRIEVVMREYHKWRIYYKKRLRKSTREGEISSPKRDEDVWRPTEKWCNQLFCNVVPMLLGDEEEEERGSRQHFDLDAFLSDISDTLFTMTQMPSTHQALPEDVYVGNADMIQPDLAPLQPSLDDMDISGLLMPVTVSPLGPAEMFTGHRPPPSQTQPGYQDPSCFLPTAEPLFSSGASLMGAQGLPASPEAQLLPGTLLQPSGASQLSLHSAFLGSERPLAPLPPEPPNVAPSSLSPQLRHKPTLQYDLPGKCLSLEPPAPHYVPPIQCPRAPLLSPEPPFSPASAPRSKFPYASSPDPSLVTHPASPLSSPCFTPYIPGLGCATGMGTQGYPSPAASQLLPPALLGNPRFAPHKGLPQGGGGRPKAKPSGTKARRLPGQPLSHLPEPNPCPSQLLTAAKQDLALDTPRPMDAGLMPPAPVSPQQSTVPKVPATFFSRMAQMSPGLAPGSSPSQVVLHTVGTQPGPLQVPKAEQLSPTSACGSDWPKPSQASPGPTARLGTSLSLHHPMSRPGRPESSKLESRRITHISAEQKRRFNIKLGFTMLHSLVSTLSAQPSIKVSKATTLQKTAEYICKLQQERAALQDEAQHLREQIEELNGSINLCQEQLPATGVPITRQRFDHMRRMFDEYVRSSTLQNWKFWIFSIIIRPLFESFNGMVSTASMESLTQTSLAWLDQHCSLPALRPTVLSSLRQLSISTSILSDPARVPEQAARAVAALGRPGASSSSSSSS, encoded by the exons ATGGTGTCATCCCCGCACAGCGACTCACTGCCCCGGCGGCGGCACCACCGTGCCGAGCCCGAGCCTGCTGATCCCCGGAGTATCGACCCGACCCTCACCCGGCTCTTTGAGTGCATGAGCCTGGAGTACAG TGGGAAGCTAGTGTCTCCAAAGTGGAAGAATTTCAAGGGGCTGCGGCTGCTTTGCTGGGATAAAATTCGACTCAACAACGTGATATGGAGAGCATGGTACATCCAGT ATGTGGAGCGGAGGAAGAACCCTGTGTGTGGCTTCATCACCCCTCTGGAGGGCATGGAGGCTGATGAGCACCGAAAACCAGAG GCTGTTGTGCTGGAGGGAAACTACTGGAAACGCCGCATCGAGGTGGTGATGAGGGAGTACCACAAGTGGAGGATCTACTATAAGAAGCGG ctccGGAAGTCCACTCGGGAGGGAGAGATCTCCAGTCCAAAGCGG GACGAGGATGTCTGGAGGCCAACGGAGAAATGGTGCAACCAGCTCTTCTGCAATGTAGTGCCCATGCTGCTTGGcgatgaggaggaggaggagcgcGGGAGCAGGCAGCATTTCGATTTGGACGCCTTCCTCTCGGACATATCTGACACCCTCTTCACCATGACACAGATGCCCAGCACTCACCAGGCACTCCCCGAGGACG TGTATGTTGGGAATGCTGACATGATACAGCCGGATTTGgcacccctgcagcccagcctaGACGACATGGACATATCAG GTCTGCTTATGCCGGTCACTGTGTCTCCACTTGGTCCTGCAGAAATGTTCACCGGCCACCGGCCACCCCCATCTCAGACACAACCAGGCTACCAGGATCCATCCTGCTTCTTGCCCACGGCCGAGCCCCTGTTCAGCAGTGGGGCATCCCTGATGGGTGCTCAGGGTCTGCCTGCGAGCCCTGAGGCCCAACTCCTACCTGGCACCCTTCTCCAG CCCAGTGGTgcctcccagctcagcctccacAGCGCCTTCCTGGGCTCTGAGCGGCCCCTGGCCCCCTTGCCCCCCGAACCCCCCAACGTGGCacccagcagcctcagcccccAGCTCCGACACAAGCCCACACTGCAGTACGACCTCCCTGGCAAGTGCCTCAGCCTggagccaccagcaccccaCTATGTCCCCCCCATCCAATGCCCCCGGGCGCCACTGCTGAGCCCGGAACCCCCCTTCTCTCCTGCCTCCGCCCCCCGCTCTAAGTTCCCCTACGCCAGTTCACCTGACCCCTCGCTTGTCACCCACCCTGCCTCCCCTCTCTCAAGCCCTTGCTTCACCCCCTacatcccagggctgggctgtgccacaggCATGGGAACCCAGGGgtaccccagccctgctgcctcccagctcctgccccctgccctgctgggcaACCCCAGGTTTGCCCCCCACAAGGGGCTGCCCCAGGGTGGGGGTGGGCGGCCCAAGGCGAAGCCCAGTGGCACCAAGGCAAGGAGGCTGCCAGGACAACCCCTGTCTCACCTGCCCGAGCCCAACCCCTGCCCGAGCCAGCTCCTGACCGCAG CCAAGCAGGACCTGGCACTGGATACCCCTCGCCCGATGGATGCAGGACTCATGCCTCCGGCCCCTGTCTCCCCG cAGCAAAGCACTGTCCCCAAAGTCCCTGCCACCTTCTTCTCCAGAATGGCCCAGATGAGCCCAGGACTggctcctggctccagcccttcccaagTGGTGCTGCACACAGTGGGCACGCAGCCGGGCCCCCTGCAAGTCCccaaggcagagcagctgtCCCCCACCTCAGCTTGTG GCAGTGACTGGCCCAAGCCCAGCCAGGCTTCCCCGGGACCCACTGCAAGGCTGGGCACTAGCCTCTCCCTGCACCACCCCATGTCCCGTCCAGGGAGGCCCGAGTCCAGCAAG ctggagagccGCCGCATCACACACATCTCTGCTGAGCAGAAGAGACGCTTCAACATCAAGCTGGGCTTCACCATGCTGCACAGCCTGGTGAGCACACTGAGTGCTCAGCCCAGCATCAAG GTCAGCAAGGCCACCACCCTGCAGAAGACAGCCGAGTACATCTgcaagctgcagcaggagcgggcagctctgcaggacgAAGCGCAGCATCTGCGGGAGCAGATCGAGGAGCTCAATGGCTCCATCAA cctgtgccaggagcagctgccgGCCACAGGGGTGCCCATCACGCGCCAGCGCTTTGACCACATGCGCAGAATGTTCGACGAGTACGTTCGCTCGTCCACACTGCAGAACTGGAAGTTCTGGATC TTCAGTATCATCATCCGGCCCCTCTTTGAGTCTTTCAATGGCATGGTGTCCACAGCCAGCATGGAGAGCCTCACCCAAACATCCCTCGCCTGGCTGGAccagcactgctccctcccAGCGCTTCGGCCAA CCGTTCTGAGCTCCCTGCGGCAGCTGAGCATCTCCACCTCCATCCTCAGCGACCCGGCCCGTGTCCCCGAGCAGGCGGCGCGGGCGGTGGCGGCGCTGGGACGCCCCGgcgcctcctcctcctcctcctcctcctcctga
- the MLXIPL gene encoding carbohydrate-responsive element-binding protein isoform X4: MSLEYSGKLVSPKWKNFKGLRLLCWDKIRLNNVIWRAWYIQYVERRKNPVCGFITPLEGMEADEHRKPEAVVLEGNYWKRRIEVVMREYHKWRIYYKKRLRKSTREGEISSPKRDEDVWRPTEKWCNQLFCNVVPMLLGDEEEEERGSRQHFDLDAFLSDISDTLFTMTQMPSTHQALPEDVYVGNADMIQPDLAPLQPSLDDMDISGLLMPVTVSPLGPAEMFTGHRPPPSQTQPGYQDPSCFLPTAEPLFSSGASLMGAQGLPASPEAQLLPGTLLQPSGASQLSLHSAFLGSERPLAPLPPEPPNVAPSSLSPQLRHKPTLQYDLPGKCLSLEPPAPHYVPPIQCPRAPLLSPEPPFSPASAPRSKFPYASSPDPSLVTHPASPLSSPCFTPYIPGLGCATGMGTQGYPSPAASQLLPPALLGNPRFAPHKGLPQGGGGRPKAKPSGTKARRLPGQPLSHLPEPNPCPSQLLTAAKQDLALDTPRPMDAGLMPPAPVSPQQSTVPKVPATFFSRMAQMSPGLAPGSSPSQVVLHTVGTQPGPLQVPKAEQLSPTSACGSDWPKPSQASPGPTARLGTSLSLHHPMSRPGRPESSKLESRRITHISAEQKRRFNIKLGFTMLHSLVSTLSAQPSIKVSKATTLQKTAEYICKLQQERAALQDEAQHLREQIEELNGSINLCQEQLPATGVPITRQRFDHMRRMFDEYVRSSTLQNWKFWIFSIIIRPLFESFNGMVSTASMESLTQTSLAWLDQHCSLPALRPTVLSSLRQLSISTSILSDPARVPEQAARAVAALGRPGASSSSSSSS, encoded by the exons ATGAGCCTGGAGTACAG TGGGAAGCTAGTGTCTCCAAAGTGGAAGAATTTCAAGGGGCTGCGGCTGCTTTGCTGGGATAAAATTCGACTCAACAACGTGATATGGAGAGCATGGTACATCCAGT ATGTGGAGCGGAGGAAGAACCCTGTGTGTGGCTTCATCACCCCTCTGGAGGGCATGGAGGCTGATGAGCACCGAAAACCAGAG GCTGTTGTGCTGGAGGGAAACTACTGGAAACGCCGCATCGAGGTGGTGATGAGGGAGTACCACAAGTGGAGGATCTACTATAAGAAGCGG ctccGGAAGTCCACTCGGGAGGGAGAGATCTCCAGTCCAAAGCGG GACGAGGATGTCTGGAGGCCAACGGAGAAATGGTGCAACCAGCTCTTCTGCAATGTAGTGCCCATGCTGCTTGGcgatgaggaggaggaggagcgcGGGAGCAGGCAGCATTTCGATTTGGACGCCTTCCTCTCGGACATATCTGACACCCTCTTCACCATGACACAGATGCCCAGCACTCACCAGGCACTCCCCGAGGACG TGTATGTTGGGAATGCTGACATGATACAGCCGGATTTGgcacccctgcagcccagcctaGACGACATGGACATATCAG GTCTGCTTATGCCGGTCACTGTGTCTCCACTTGGTCCTGCAGAAATGTTCACCGGCCACCGGCCACCCCCATCTCAGACACAACCAGGCTACCAGGATCCATCCTGCTTCTTGCCCACGGCCGAGCCCCTGTTCAGCAGTGGGGCATCCCTGATGGGTGCTCAGGGTCTGCCTGCGAGCCCTGAGGCCCAACTCCTACCTGGCACCCTTCTCCAG CCCAGTGGTgcctcccagctcagcctccacAGCGCCTTCCTGGGCTCTGAGCGGCCCCTGGCCCCCTTGCCCCCCGAACCCCCCAACGTGGCacccagcagcctcagcccccAGCTCCGACACAAGCCCACACTGCAGTACGACCTCCCTGGCAAGTGCCTCAGCCTggagccaccagcaccccaCTATGTCCCCCCCATCCAATGCCCCCGGGCGCCACTGCTGAGCCCGGAACCCCCCTTCTCTCCTGCCTCCGCCCCCCGCTCTAAGTTCCCCTACGCCAGTTCACCTGACCCCTCGCTTGTCACCCACCCTGCCTCCCCTCTCTCAAGCCCTTGCTTCACCCCCTacatcccagggctgggctgtgccacaggCATGGGAACCCAGGGgtaccccagccctgctgcctcccagctcctgccccctgccctgctgggcaACCCCAGGTTTGCCCCCCACAAGGGGCTGCCCCAGGGTGGGGGTGGGCGGCCCAAGGCGAAGCCCAGTGGCACCAAGGCAAGGAGGCTGCCAGGACAACCCCTGTCTCACCTGCCCGAGCCCAACCCCTGCCCGAGCCAGCTCCTGACCGCAG CCAAGCAGGACCTGGCACTGGATACCCCTCGCCCGATGGATGCAGGACTCATGCCTCCGGCCCCTGTCTCCCCG cAGCAAAGCACTGTCCCCAAAGTCCCTGCCACCTTCTTCTCCAGAATGGCCCAGATGAGCCCAGGACTggctcctggctccagcccttcccaagTGGTGCTGCACACAGTGGGCACGCAGCCGGGCCCCCTGCAAGTCCccaaggcagagcagctgtCCCCCACCTCAGCTTGTG GCAGTGACTGGCCCAAGCCCAGCCAGGCTTCCCCGGGACCCACTGCAAGGCTGGGCACTAGCCTCTCCCTGCACCACCCCATGTCCCGTCCAGGGAGGCCCGAGTCCAGCAAG ctggagagccGCCGCATCACACACATCTCTGCTGAGCAGAAGAGACGCTTCAACATCAAGCTGGGCTTCACCATGCTGCACAGCCTGGTGAGCACACTGAGTGCTCAGCCCAGCATCAAG GTCAGCAAGGCCACCACCCTGCAGAAGACAGCCGAGTACATCTgcaagctgcagcaggagcgggcagctctgcaggacgAAGCGCAGCATCTGCGGGAGCAGATCGAGGAGCTCAATGGCTCCATCAA cctgtgccaggagcagctgccgGCCACAGGGGTGCCCATCACGCGCCAGCGCTTTGACCACATGCGCAGAATGTTCGACGAGTACGTTCGCTCGTCCACACTGCAGAACTGGAAGTTCTGGATC TTCAGTATCATCATCCGGCCCCTCTTTGAGTCTTTCAATGGCATGGTGTCCACAGCCAGCATGGAGAGCCTCACCCAAACATCCCTCGCCTGGCTGGAccagcactgctccctcccAGCGCTTCGGCCAA CCGTTCTGAGCTCCCTGCGGCAGCTGAGCATCTCCACCTCCATCCTCAGCGACCCGGCCCGTGTCCCCGAGCAGGCGGCGCGGGCGGTGGCGGCGCTGGGACGCCCCGgcgcctcctcctcctcctcctcctcctcctga